From the Eleutherodactylus coqui strain aEleCoq1 chromosome 7, aEleCoq1.hap1, whole genome shotgun sequence genome, one window contains:
- the LOC136572385 gene encoding RING finger protein 145-like, with product MTRLEGAANVVLRVPCVVALDLLYRWDVQDFTLLTYDLSVLRAPSMRDVYYLAQLTCAVLLLLPLRHLLRLYLYLLTALLLYMAHQTARDFIRQEMSSQLSAYTARDSLTRSVSTLTGLVMVATLCSILMRTRQVWLFSAPLLPLLARLAGLPLQALPLLCTLSIAPSLLVMTYTALTSLSGLLRLFRAACGEMCQVTDFSRLLVVGMSLWSQIAVPLLFLVFWLVVFVLHIVSTLTSRPGALEQQGPLFIFLNSVAECCGTPYCLLGLTFTVSYLALGMLNLCKFYLQGYTALQNGNVMHRGVTEGVTLMLLALQTGLLDLHVLQRTFLLSIILFIVVTSTLQSMVEISDPIVLALAATGNRSPWKHLRGVSMCLFLFIFPSFMAYKLSHFFDMDFWLLIMVSSCLLTSLQVLGTFFIYSLFMVELFQDGGVERMDEIIYGVNAVSRVLEFLVALCVVAYGTWESMFGEWSWIGVSVIIVHSYVNVWLRAQSGWSSFLLRREAAHKIGALPRASEEQLRAHNDLCSICFQEMSAAVLTSCSHFFHPDCLRKWLYIQDTCPLCHHPVKPSSTPEPQAAESWEEAWSEEETSEEAEPAGGEAEPAEEEPGPAGGEGRAAEVGMGSGIVNV from the exons ATGACCCGGCTGGAGGGAGCCGCCAACGTGGTCCTGCGAGTCCCCTGCGTTGTGGCGCTGGACCTGCTGTACCGCTGGGACGTGCAGGACTTCACGCTGCTGACCTATGACCTCTCCGTGCTGCGGGCGCCGTCCATGCGGGACGTCTACTACCTGG CTCAGCTGACGTGCGccgtgctgctgctcctccccctgcgccATCTGCTCCGCCTCTACCTGTACCTGCTGACCGCGCTGCTGCTCTACATGGCCCACCAGACCGCCAG GGATTTCATCCGCCAGGAGATGTCGTCGCAGCTGTCGGCGTACACGGCCCGCGACTCACTGACCCGCAGCGTCAGCACGCTCACAG GGCTGGTGATGGTGGCGACGCTCTGCTCCATACTGATGAGGACGCGCCAGGTGTGGCTCTTCTCGGCCCCCCTCCTGCCCCTGCTTGCCCGTCTGGCGGGGCTGCCCCTGCAGGCTCTCCCTCTCCTCTGCACACTGTCCATCGCCCCGTCGCTACTGGTGATGACCTACACGGCGCTGACCAGTCTTAGCGGACTCTTGCGCCTCTTCAGGGCGGCCTGCGGGGAGATGTGTCAG GTAACTGATTTCTCTCGGCTGCTGGTGGTCGGGATGTCGCTGTGGTCGCAGATCGCCGTCCCGCTGCTCTTCCTGGTCTTCTGGTTGGTCGTGTTTGTCCTTCACATAGTCAGCACCTTGACCTCTAGGCCCGGGGCCCTGGAGCAGCAGGGGCCCCTCTTCATCTTCCTTAACAG TGTGGCGGAGTGCTGCGGGACGCCCTACTGTCTACTAGGACTTACCTTCACCGTCTCCTACCTGGCGCTGGGCATGCTGAATCTATGCAAGTTCTACTTACAGGGGTACACCGCCCTGCAGAACGGCAACGTCATGCACCG GGGAGTAACAGAGGGAGTAACATTAATGCTCCTGGCCCTACAGACCGGCCTCCTGGACCTCCATGTCCTGCAGCGGACCTTCCTCCTCAGTATCATCCTCTTCATTGTGGTCACCTCCACCCTGCAGTCCATGGTGGAGATCTCGGACCCCATCGTGTTGGCGCTGGCGGCCACCGGTAACAG GAGTCCCTGGAAGCACCTCCGGGGGGTCAGCATGTGcctcttcctcttcatcttcccGTCCTTCATGGCCTACAAGCTCTCACACTTCTTCGACATGGACTTCTGGCTGCTGATCATGGTGTCCAGCTGCCTCCTCACATCCCTGCAG GTCCTCGGCACGTTCTTCATCTATTCCCTGTTCATGGTGGAGCTCTTCCAGGATGGCGGGGTGGAGCGCATGGATGAGATCATTTACGGCGTGAATGCTGTGAGCCGCGTGCTGGAGTTCCTGGTCGCGCTGTGTGTGGTGGCTTACGGCACGTGGGAGTCCATGTTTGGCGAGTGGAGTTGGATCGGCGTCTCCGTTATCATCGTTCACTCGTACGTCAACGTCTGGCTGAGAGCTCAGTCCGGCTGGAGCAGCTTCCTGCTCAGGAGAGAGGCGGCTCACAAGATTGGCGCTTTACCCCGCGCCTCGGAGGAGCAGCTGCGCGCCCACAACGATCTCTGCTCCATCTGTTTCCAG GAGATGTCCGCTGCTGTGCTCACCTCCTGCAGCCATTTCTTCCATCCGGACTGTCTGAGgaagtggctgtatatacaggacaCCTGCCCGCTGTGCCACCATCCCGTGAAACCCTCCTCTACCCCTGAGCCACAAGCTGCAGAATCCTGGGAAGAGGCGTGGTCAGAAGAGGAGACAAGTGAAGAGGCGGAGCCAGCAGGAGGGGAGGCGGAGCCAGCGgaagaagagccagggccagcgGGAGGGGAAGGAAGGGCTGCAGAGGTGGGAATGGGTTCTGGAATTGTCAATGTATGA